In Argopecten irradians isolate NY chromosome 11, Ai_NY, whole genome shotgun sequence, one DNA window encodes the following:
- the LOC138334806 gene encoding carbohydrate sulfotransferase 8-like — MHILFSIMAHIILKNEKIIKCFDNCYCILLKETMYHFDSIHEKRKQQLALACDNLKYSHSYLEGSSDQNAKRNFLLDRNHNVFVCRVEKIGSKFIVSFLQQLEKNHMQRILEKEKNNFVREQLIARKLTLVSDLPHISYTDMHYSIIKSFKFMFVREPYGKLVSGYVDKFLMPNTLFWSTVGRYAYKIQHGTDIKCGHNLSFPDFLRYVVYVEHIGEHTNRHFTSINDHCRPCDIPYDFIGKMETFKDDFKTLMDTWNNIYDTNVTFGDFESETAYDRAMFYSKRLFGMKSGIEKCVSFMEGMKRTWIGLQIQGIVSKYSHFPFSKSDVPDMNLERFQKAVSDAIKTITDKAAVNNQKHEAVVEAYSLVPLRDVISIRELVRTDCKLFGYDDSPNFIFEKNKRRRNISLQYFKTFH; from the coding sequence ATGCATATACTGTTTTCAATTATGGCACACATTATTctgaaaaatgagaaaataattaaatgtttcGATAACTGTTATTGTATTCTTTTAAAGGAAACAATGTACCATTTTGATAGCATTCACGAAAAACGGAAGCAACAGCTAGCCTTGGCTTGCGACAATCTAAAGTATTCTCATTCTTACTTGGAAGGATCCAGTGACCAGAACGCGAAACGAAACTTCCTTCTAGACAGAAACCACAATGTGTTCGTCTGTCGAGTAGAGAAAATCGGCTCCAAGTTTATTGTATCATTTCTACAGCAACTTGAAAAGAATCATATGCAGAGAATATTGGAGAAAGAGAAGAATAATTTCGTAAGAGAACAACTAATTGCTCGAAAACTTACCTTGGTGTCCGACCTACCCCATATCAGCTACACTGACATGCATTATTCTATTATTAAATCTTTTAAGTTTATGTTTGTCCGAGAACCATATGGGAAACTCGTTTCAGGCTATGTTGATAAGTTCTTGATGCCAAACACGCTATTCTGGTCTACAGTGGGAAGGTATGCATATAAAATTCAACATGGAACGGATATTAAATGCGGACATAACCTGTCTTTTCCGGATTTCTTACGATATGTGGTATACGTTGAGCACATTGGTGAACATACAAATCGTCATTTCACTTCTATCAATGATCACTGCCGACCATGTGATATTCCGTACGACTTCATTGGCAAAATGGAGACGTTTAAGGACGACTTTAAAACGTTAATGGACACATGGAACAATATATACGATACCAACGTGACATTTGGCGACTTTGAATCTGAGACAGCTTATGATAGGGCGATGTTTTATTCTAAGAGGCTATTTGGTATGAAATCGGGTATAGAGAAATGCGTATCATTTATGGAAGGGATGAAGCGAACTTGGATTGGCCTTCAGATTCAGGGAATTGTATCGAAATATTCACATTTCCCGTTTAGTAAGTCAGATGTTCCAGATATGAATCTTGAGCGCTTCCAGAAAGCTGTAAGTGATGCTATTAAAACAATAACCGATAAAGCCGCAGTGAACAATCAGAAACATGAGGCGGTCGTAGAGGCATATAGCCTCGTACCTTTACGAGATGTTATCAGTATAAGAGAACTAGTCCGAACGGACTGTAAACTGTTTGGCTATGATGATAGCccaaattttatatttgaaaaaaataaaagacgAAGGAATATTAGTctgcaatatttcaaaacattccacTAA